In one Fusarium falciforme chromosome 5, complete sequence genomic region, the following are encoded:
- a CDS encoding N-acetyltransferase domain-containing protein, translated as MPSTYCIRPGTFSDVDDAAVLYTQSFANEALLDYMFPDRAVDPTAFHTWISRRFWMRYWTPEYVLTILDASDGKGKVRPVGFSWWHRPTESLSFRERWLSPYAWLAPFMQSLLNLQSYIAPIPGLDHHRVTIYDRVFATLEPTILHSPRRRSAWYLSSLGVSPELQGSGYGSLLLRAGLQEADRAGVATWLVGLRGLDDFYSRFGYVEVARANVGELKDWDGGVIMFRGE; from the exons ATGCCCTCAACGTACTGTATCCGCCCCGGAACATTCTCCGACGTCGATGACGCCGCCGTGCTCTACACCCAGAGCTTTGCAAACGAGGCCCTTCTCGACTACATGTTTCCCGACCGTGCCGTCGACCCGACCGCCTTCCACACCTGGATCTCCCGCCGCTTCTGGATGCGCTACTGGACGCCCGAGTATGTCCTCACCATACTCGATGCTTCCGACGGGAAAGGAAAGGTCAGGCCTGTGGGTTTTTCCTGGTGGCACCGCCCAACTGAATCCCTTTCTTTTCGCGAGCGGTGGCTATCTCCTT ACGCATGGCTTGCTCCCTTCATGCAGTCTCTGCTCAACCTTCAGTCGTACATTGCTCCAATCCCCGGGCTCGACCATCACCGTGTCACCATCTACGACCGTGTCTTCGCCACCCTTGAGCCCACCATTCTGCACTCTCCTCGCCGTCGCTCCGCCTGGTATCTCTCCAGTCTGGGTGTTTCGCCCGAATTGCAGGGCAGTGGCTATGGTTCCCTGCTGCTCCGTGCCGGCCTGCAAGAGGCCGACCGTGCCGGCGTCGCCACCTGGCTCGTGGGCTTGCGTGGCCTGGATGATTTTTACTCCCGTTTCGGCTATGTCGAAGTTGCGAGGGCCAATGTTGGAGAATTGAAAGATTGGGATGGTGGCGTTATCATGTTCAGGGGAGAGTGA
- a CDS encoding SIS domain-containing protein has translation MAGLPQSGHGPVQTSAVVVLGASQCPAIPPPSPPTPSASPPGNTFCEPIDPLSLDRELRGECQLRNQRLLDGIHVLNTEALALRSLTRLYETDSVARDGFNQSVEAITRLQETTGKLVIIGVGKSGHIGQKLVATFKSLAIQAVFLHPTEALHGDLGIIGPDDTLMFITYSGKTQELLLMLPHLDESLPVILLTSHTSHETCEFIKHRPDTILLPAPIPEPEKTSFGVSAPTTSTTVALALGDALAVAASKEMHASVASVFARNHPGGAIGAAARQPRTIKDISISWCDIPVAPELDNESPGVDLLRAGFDSPTGWVRVQDRIASPSTIRGIDKHDLSKSLGELPDALVSKISMLSLYSDTTIRQAQDILNNMQSSPLDEDVACGPEAIVAVMENGEVSGVLEVGTVLNHKC, from the coding sequence ATGGCAGGCTTGCCACAATCCGGCCATGGGCCAGTACAGACGAGTGCGGTGGTTGTACTCGGGGCATCTCAATGCCCTGCGATACCACCTCCATCGCCTCCAACGCCCTCTGCTTCGCCGCCAGGCAACACATTCTGCGAACCCATTGATCCATTGAGCCTGGACCGAGAACTTCGGGGAGAATGCCAGCTCAGAAACCAACGGTTACTGGATGGGATTCACGTGCTAAACACAGAAGCCTTAGCATTGAGGAGTCTCACACGGCTTTACGAGACAGACTCTGTTGCCCGTGATGGCTTCAACCAATCAGTGGAGGCCATAACCCGACTGCAAGAGACAACAGGGAAGCTTGTCATTATCGGTGTCGGCAAGTCAGGACATATAGGCCAGAAACTGGTCGCGACCTTCAAAAGTCTCGCCATACAGGCTGTCTTTCTCCATCCCACGGAAGCCCTGCACGGAGATCTGGGCATCATTGGACCTGATGATACCCTCATGTTCATCACGTACTCAGGCAAGACGCAAGAGCTCCTTCTCATGCTGCCTCACCTGGACGAATCTCTTCCAGTTATCCTTCTCACGTCTCATACTTCCCACGAGACATGCGAATTCATCAAGCATCGCCCCGACACGATCCTCCTTCCGGCTCCGATCCCTGAGCCGGAGAAGACTTCGTTCGGTGTCTCGGCGCCTACCACGTCGACAACCGTTGCGCTCGCACTCGGCGATGCGCTTGCGGTGGCAGCTTCTAAGGAAATGCATGCGAGTGTAGCATCCGTCTTTGCGAGGAACCACCCAGGGGGCGCCATCGGTGCTGCCGCTCGACAGCCTCGAACTATCAAGGACATCTCTATCAGCTGGTGCGATATACCTGTAGCGCCTGAACTTGACAACGAAAGCCCTGGAGTTGACCTACTCCGTGCCGGTTTCGACTCTCCAACCGGATGGGTGAGGGTTCAGGATCGGATTGCGTCGCCCAGTACAATACGGGGCATCGACAAGCACGATCTCAGCAAGAGTCTCGGGGAACTCCCTGACGCTCTGGTGTCCAAGATATCAATGCTCTCACTCTACTCGGACACGACTATCCGTCAGGCGCAAGATATCTTGAACAATATGCAGTCATCACCCCTCGATGAGGACGTTGCGTGTGGACCGGAGGCGATTGTTGCAGTAATGGAAAATGGCGAGGTTTCTGGTGTCCTGGAGGTCGGCACAGTCTTGAATCACAAGTGTTGA
- a CDS encoding Zn(2)-C6 fungal-type domain-containing protein, producing MSRSVSSSRGSESPMEPERAHRACEKCTRTKKKCDKALPACSRCTRLTTTCSYDFIYTAPTTAVVDPGYLLGSKDTYGPGVFDPAFDVSSTMIMSLLSSRNIAWREATERYFQTMNPWLSVVHPELFALRADAIGSGSGSGAGPSSNADAGPRDPAVALLIVCMQLVSQYDDEAAAASTSVNEGKDMMEMPAYRAAKRVLSVLRGLSAPSIELVQCTILLALFEFGHGDVLRAYVTIGDANTMALALRISPGKYIEAEQDAHVPYDEEERRCVYWSLLVLDRLIHVDCSLTRMPLQVPSPAADDLLPTTNLVWNNQSQQPARVIQRHPANVAPSVPLGPFQRNCQCAMLYSKAFSPSQPGAADALLDDFVELDISTRALVEAMVMQQSRWGDFYECFATCTCLLLFLYCRQLRAANTMSAATPFSPSAAADDIAPKAIAGLNFTIRIIADTTTDLNDQLARRPHLLGPCSPVTPYSAFHCLMVLSHFEHLIPEADTRFHNIYSSLHFFAKRWGVAGQLVRKVELFLAEADGAQWCFLND from the exons ATGTCTCGCTCCGTGTCTTCTTCACGGGGCTCCGAATCTCCAATGGAGCCCGAACGTGCTCATCGAGCCTGTGAAAAGTGCACTCGCACCAAAAAGAAGTGCGACAAGGCATTACCTGCATGCTCCCGTTGTACCAG GCTCACCACCACGTGCTCCTATGATTTCATCTACACGGCACCGACAACCGCCGTCGTAGACCCGGGTTATCTCCTGGGATCCAAGGATACCTACGGCCCTGGTGTCTTTGACCCGGCCTTTGATGTATCTAGCACTATGATCATGTCACTTCTGTCCTCGCGCAACATTGCTTGGCGCGAGGCCACTGAGCGTTACTTTCAGACCATGAACCCCTGGCTCTCTGTCGTCCACCCGGAGCTCTTCGCTTTGCGCGCTGATGCCATTGgttccggctccggctccgggGCTGGCCCGAGCTCCAACGCCGATGCGGGACCCCGGGACCCGGCCGTCGCCCTCCTCATTGTCTGCATGCAGCTCGTCTCTCAGTACGACGACGAGGCCGCTGCTGCCAGTACCAGCGTCAATGAAGGCAAGGATATGATGGAGATGCCTGCCTACCGTGCCGCAAAGCGCGTCCTCAGCGTCCTGCGTGGCCTTTCTGCTCCTAGCATCGAGCTTGTCCAGTGCACCATCCTGCTCGCCCTTTTCGAGTTTGGTCACGGCGACGTGCTGCGAGCCTATGTCACCATCGGCGATGCAAACACCATGGCTCTTGCCTTGCGCATCAGCCCCGGAAAGTATATCGAGGCCGAGCAGGACGCCCATGTCCCctacgatgaggaggagcgtCGCTGCGTTTACTGGAGCCTCCTCGTTCTCGACCGTCTCATCCACGTCGACTGCTCCCTCACCCGCATGCCGCTTCAGGTGCCCTCTCCGGCCGCTGATGATCTTCTCCCGACGACCAACCTTGTCTGGAACAATCAAAGCCAGCAGCCCGCTCGCGTCATTCAGCGCCACCCCGCGAATGTTGCGCCCTCAGTGCCCCTGGGCCCCTTCCAGAGGAATTGCCAGTGCGCCATGCTCTATTCCAAGGCCTTCTCCCCCAGTCAGCCGGGTGCCGCTGATGCCCTGCTCGACGACTTCGTTGAGCTTGACATCTCAACTCGTGCCCTCGTCGAGGCCATGGTCATGCAGCAATCTCGCTGGGGAGACTTTTATGAGTGCTTTGCGACCTGTACTTG cctcctcctcttcctttaTTGTCGTCAGCTGCGTGCCGCCAACACCATGTCCGCCGCCACCCCCTTTTCTCCTTCTGCGGCCGCAGACGACATCGCCCCTAAGGCCATCGCTGGCCTCAACTTCACCATCCGTATCATTGCCGACACTACGACCGATCTCAACGACCAGCTCGCCCGCCGCCCGCACCTCCTAGGCCCCTGTTCTCCTGTCACTCCTTACTCAGCTTTCCACTGCCTCATGGTCCTCAGCCACTTTGAGCATCTCATCCCGGAGGCTGACACCAGGTTCCACAACATCTATTCGTCGTTGCACTTTTTTGCCAAGAGATGGGGCGTTGCAG GGCAACTTGTCAGAAAGGTTGAGCTCTTCCTCGCAGAAGCCGATGGCGCTCAGTGGTGCTTCCTGAATGA CTGA